GCGCTTAAAAGCGGTGCGAAGGGTATCAAGACAATGGTATCAGGACGTCTTGGCGGAGCTGAAATTGCAAGAACTGAATGGTATAAAGAGGGAAGAATTCCTCTTCAGACATTAAGGGCAGACATTGATTATGGATTTGCAGAAGCTCACACTACTTATGGAAGAATTGGTGTGAAGACCTGGATATACAAAGGCGACATTTTGCCACAAAAAGGAGCAGGTGCTGAAAAAGGGGGAGATAAATAATGCTTATGCCAAAGCGAGTTAAGTGGAGAAAACAACAAAGAGGTAGAATGAAAGGGAAAGCAACAAGAGGCAACTTTGTTGCATATGGCGATTATGGTATTATGGCTTTGGAGCCGGGCTGGATTACAAGTAACCAGATTGAAGCTGCCAGAGTGGCTATTGCAAGGCATATAAAAAGAGGCGGTAAGGTTTGGATAAAGATATTCCCGGACAAGCCTGTGACCAGAAAGCCTGCTGAGACGCGTATGGGTTCTGGTAAAGGTTCACCTGAGTACTGGGTTGCAGTGGTAAAACCGGGAAGAGTTATGTTTGAGGTTGGCGGTGTTGATGAAGAGGTTGCAAAAGAGGCACTGAGGCTTGCTATTCACAAACTGCCAATAAAGTGCAAGATAGTTTCAAGACAAGATGTAGAAACGGGTGGTGAGGTAAATGAAAGCGTCTAAGCTTCGTGAAATGACAACTCCAGAACTTCATAATGAGTTAAAAAAGTTGAAAAGTGAACTTTTTAACTTGAGGTTTCAGCTTGCAACAAACCAGCTTGAAAATCCAATGAGGATTAGAGAAGTCAAAAGAACAATTGCAAGAATAAAAACAATCTTAAGAGAAAGAGAACTTGAGCAAGAAAGAGCAAGTAAAAATGCAAAATAAAAGCAGGCTTTAAGGAGGGAATTTAAGTGGAACAAAAAAGAGGTTTGAGAAAGACAAGGATTGGTGTTGTTGTGAGCGATAAGATGGATAAGACTGTTGTAGTTGCAGTAGAAACTTTAGTTCAGCACCCTCTTTATAAAAAGACTATAAAGAGAACTACTAAATTTAAAGCTCATGACGAGAACAATGAATGCAGAGTTGGTGACAAGGTATTAATTATGGAAACAAGACCACTTTCAAAAGAAAAGAGATGGAGAGTTGTAAAGATATTAGAAAAGGCAAAGTAAATTTAAGCAAACCTTAGGTTTTAGAAGGAGGGACATAAAAGATGATTCAACCACAATCAAGGTTGAGAGTTGCTGATAACACAGGTGCAAAAGAGGTAATGTGTATAAGAGTACTTGGTGGTTCAAATAGAAAATTTGCAAATATAGGTGATATCATAGTATGTTCTGTTAAAGATGCAACACCAGGTGGCGTTGTTAAAAAAGGTGATGTTGTGAAAGCTGTAATTGTCAGAACAAGAAAAGGAATCAGAAGAGAAGATGGAACATACATCAGGTTTGATGATAATGCAGCAGTCTTGATAAGAGAGGATAAAACTCCAAGAGGAACACGTATATTTGGACCTGTTGCAAGGGAACTCAGAGATAAAGACTTTATGAAGATTGTTTCGCTTGCACCAGAAGTTCTGTAAGCTTTTGATTGAAGGAGGGAAAGATATGCCAAATAAGGTTCATGTAAAAAAAGGAGACACAGTTGTAGTTATTTCGGGTAAATACAAGGGCAAACAGGGCAAAGTATTAACAGTTTTGCCAAAGGACAAGAAAGTGGTTGTTGAAGGTGTTAATATAGTAAAGAAACATGTAAGGCCGAATCCCAAAATGCCACAGGGCGGTATAATTACTCAGGAAGCACCAATCTGGGCATGCAAAGTAATGCTTGTCTGCCCGAAGTGTAACAAACCAACACGAATAGGGCACAGGTTTATCCAAGAGGGAGATGAAGAGAAGAAAGTAAGAACCTGCAAGAAATGTGGCGAGATTATAGATTAATTGTCAAAGTGAGGGGAGGTAAAATTTTATGGCACCGAGACTTAAAGAGAAGTACTACAAAGAAGTTATTCCCGCAATGATGCAGAAGTTTGGATACAAGAACATTATGCAAGTGCCAAGACTCGGCAAGATTGTAGTAAATATTGGACTTGGTGAAGCCAAGGATAATCCCAAGGCGCTGGAAGCAGCTGTTAACGATTTGATGGCGATTACAGGACAAAAACCAGTTGTTACAAGAGCCAAGAAGTCTATTTCAAACTTCAAACTGAGAAAAGGAATGCCAATAGGCTGTATGGTGACTTTAAGAGGAGATAGAATGTATGAGTTTTTAGATAAGATGATAAATCTTGCTCTTCCAAGGGTAAGAGATTTCAGGGGTGTTTCAGATAAATCTTTTGACGGAAGAGGAAATTATACAATTGGGTTTAAAGAACAAGTTGTATTTCCAGAAATTGATTATGACAAAGTGGATAAGATTAGAGGACTTGAAGTTACAATTGTTACCTCTGCAAAGACTGACGAAGAGGCAAAAGAACTTTTGAGATTATTGGGCATGCCATTTGTAAGCTAAATTTGAATTAGAAAATAGGGAGGGGAATTCATGGCAAGGAAAGCTTTGATTGTAAAGCAGCAAAGACCACAGAAGTTTTCAACAAGATATTACAATAGGTGCAAAATCTGTGGAAGACCGAGAGCGTACTTGAGAAAGTTTGGGGTTTGCAGACTCTGTTTTAGAAAGCTTGCGCATAACGGAGAGATACCGGGTGTTAAGAAAGCGAGCTGGTAATTTTTAATTCGGAAGGAGGTAATAAGATGTACGTAATAGATCCTATTGCAGATATGCTCACACGCATCAGAAATGCAAATAATGCTCGCCATGAATATGTAGATATTCCGGCTTCAAAAATGAAGAAGGCTATTGCACAAATCTTACTGGAGGAAGGTTTTATAAAAGAATATGAAATAATTGATGATGGCAAGAATGGGATTATAAGAATAAAATTAAAATATGGTCCTAACAAAGAAAGAGCAATTACCGGTCTTAAAAGAATCTCGAAACCAGGACGTAGAGTATATGCAGGTAAAGATGAGCTTCCAAGGGTTCTGGGTGGACTTGGTATAGCTATTATCTCAACATCCAAAGGTATAATGACAGATAAAAAAGCAAGAAAAGAAGGAGTTGGCGGAGAGGTACTCTGCTACGTCTGGTAATAAGACTTTATTTTTGTTGGAGGTGAAATGATGTCAAGAATAGGGAAAAAAACTATTGATATACCAAATGGTGTAGAGGTTAAAATAGATGGCAATGTCATTACAGTAAAAGGTCCAAAGGGTAGTTTGACAAGAGAAATTCATCCTGAGATGATAGTTAAAATAGAAAACAATCAGATTTTGGTTCAGAGACCTTCTGATGAAAGATTTCACAGAGCACTTCATGGTCTTACAAGAACGCTTATTGCCAATATGGTTGAAGGTGTTACAAATGGTTTTGCAAAGGAATTGGAAATTGTCGGGATAGGATACAGGGCACAAAAACAGGGCAAAAAACTTATTTTAAACGTGGGATATTCTCATCCTGTGGAATTTGAAGAGCCAGCAGGGCTTACTATTGAAGTGCCTGATCAAAACAGGATAATTATAAAAGGAATTGATAAACAGCAGGTTGGTAACTTTGCGGCAGTCATCAGAAAAGTTCGTGAACCTGATCCATACCTCGGTAAAGGTATCAAATATGCAAATGAGGTATTGAGACTCAAAGAAGGAAAAGCCGGTAAAGGCGGTAAGAAATAGAGGGGAGTGATTGGGCTTGTATAAAAAGGTGAATCGTAATGAAAAAAGATTAATACGTCACAAGAGAATTAGAAAGAAAGTGTTTGGTACAGCTGAAAGACCTCGTCTTTGTGTGTATAAAAGTTTAAAATATATATATGCCCAGATAATTGATGACGAAAAAGGTCATACCCTGGTTGCAGCATCATCTCTTGAACCTGAGATTAAATCAAGGCTTTCCTCTACAAAATCTGTTGAAGCTGCGCAGTATGTAGGAAAAGTTATTGCTGAAAGGGCAAAAGAAAAGGGAATAACCAGGGTTGTGTTTGACAGAGGTGGATATCCATATCATGGCAGGGTAAAAGCCTTGGCTGAGGCTGCAAGAGAAGCCGGTCTTGAGTTTTAATTTAAAAGGAGGGGTAGAGCTTGGCGCAAAAAAGAATTGATCCAACAGGCTTGAACTTGAAAGAGAGAGTTGTTAATATAAACAGGGTTGCAAAGGTTGTAAAGGGTGGAAAAAGACTCAAATTTTCTGCTATTGTTGTGGTTGGTGACGAGAACGGGCATGTTGGCGCAGGGCATGGAAAAGCTGCTGAAATACCTGATGCTATAAGAAAGGCTATTGAAGATGCAAAAAAGCATCTTATCGAAGTGCCAATTGTTGGTACAACCATACCTCATGAGGCAATTGGTGATTTTGGTGCTTCAAAGGTACTGATTAAGCCTGCTCCGGAGGGTACTGGTGTTATTGCAGGTGGTGCTGTGAGAGCTGTTTGTGAGCTTGCGGGCATAAAGGATATAAGAACAAAGAGCCTTGGGTCAAATAATCCTGCAAATGTTGTGCATGCTACAATAGAGGCTTTAAAGCAGCTCAAAAGACCCGAAGAGGTTGCAAGACTCAGAGGCAAGACCTTAGAAGAGATACTCAAATAAAAAGGAGGGCAAACCTGAATGAAACTTTATGAGCTAAGACCTGCTCCAGGTGCTAAGAAAAAGCCAAAGAGAGTTGGAAGAGGCGAAAGTTCTGGTCATGGTAAGACATCCACAAGAGGTCATAAAGGGCAGTGGGCTCGTTCTGGTGGTGGTGTAAGACCCGGGTTTGAAGGCGGTCAGATGCCGCTTACCAGAAGAATTCCCAAGAGAGGCTTTAAGAATATAAATAAGAAAGTTTATACTGAAGTCAATGTAGAGAAACTCGAAAGATTTGATAATGATACAGTAATCACTCCGGAACTTTTACTCAGAGAAGGGGTTATTAGCAAGATAGAAAAAGACGGTGTAAAGGTGCTTGGCAGAGGAAAGCTGACAAAGAGACTGATTGTGAGGGTGCAGAAAGTATCCGAGGGTGCGAGAAAGAAGATAGAAACAGCCGGAGGAAAGGTAGAGGTGATTTAAAGTGTTTGAAACAATAAAAAACGCGTGGAGATTACCTGACCTGAGAAGAAAGATCCTTTTTACCCTCTTTATGATACTAATTTTCAGACTGGGGGCTTTCATCCCAGTCCCCTATATAGATAGGGATGCACTGGCAAAGGTTATAGACGACCTGACAATGCTTGGATTTTTTGACGTTGTTGCCGGTGGAACTTTTAAAAATATGAGTATTTTTGCGATGAGTGTAACACCATATATTAACTCTTCAATTATTATGCAGCTTTTGACAATTGCAATACCTGCTTTGGAAGAGCTTGCAAAACAGGGAGAGGAAGGTAGAAAGAAGCTTGCTGAATGGACCAGATACGGTACTGCAATTTTGGCTTTCTTGCAGGCAGTAGGAATCTATTTTGGATTGAAGAATGCATCAAGCTTGACAGGTGGAATTCCTGTTATAACAACACAGGGTCAGGGATTTTTGGGATTTATAACAATAACAGTTGCTTTGACAGCCGGCACTGTGTTTTTAATGTGGATAGGTGAACAGATAACAGAAAATGGGATTGGGAATGGAATATCGCTTTTGATTTTTGCAGGAATTATTTCAAGAATTCCAAATGGTGCTGTATCACTTTGGAACTATGTAGCAAAGCTGAATGAGTTTTCGCTGACAAGCATTATAGGTGTAATATTATTCCTGGTAATGGCATTGGCAATAATAGTTTTTATAATCATAATTCAAGAAGGCGAGAGAAGAATCCCTGTTCAATACGCAAAGAGAATAGTGGGAAGAAGAGTATATGGTGGTCAAAGCACACATATTCCTATCAAGGTTAATATTGCTGGAGTCATTCCTATTATCTTTGCTATATCGCTTGTGATGCTGCCAACCACAATAGCTCAGTTTTTCCCAAACTCTGGCTTTTACAAATTTGTAAAGGCATATTTCTCCTCTGGGTCGTTGTGGTATACATTTTTCTATGCTTTGTTTATAATAGGTTTTACCTACTTCTACACAGCAATAGTTTTCAATCCTGTTGAGATAGCAAATAACTTGAAAAATTATGGAGGATTTATACCTGGTATTAGACCCGGGAAACCAACAGTGGATTTTATTACACGTGTGCTTTCTAAAGTCACTTTTGCAGGGGCATTGTTCTTAGCATTCATTGCAATTCTGCCAACATTGGTTGGACTTATGTTCAAACATCAGCTTAACATTTACTTTGGCGGAACAAGCTTGCTGATTGTTGTTGGTGTGGCTCTTGAGACAATCCGACAAATGGAAGCTCAAATGCTTATGAGGCATTACAAGGGATTTTTGAGCTAAGTGATTTTAAAGATTAAGGTGGATGGTGATATGGATATGAGGCTTATTATTTTAGGTGCGCCGGGTGCGGGGAAAGGCACACAGGCAGAGTATCTTAGCAATAGATTTGGTATTCCTCATATTTCAACAGGAGATATTTTGAGAGAAAATGTAAGAAACCAAACAGAACTTGGTAAAAAGGCAAAAGAATATATGGACAAAGGGCTTTTAGTACCAGATGAGATAGTTATTGAACTTGTTAAAGATAGGCTTGCTCAGGATGATTGCAAAAATGGTTTTTTGCTTGATGGATTTCCAAGGAATATTTCTCAAGCTGAAGCACTGGAAAAGGTTCTGGCTGATCTTGGTCAGAAGATAGATAAGGTTTTGAACATTGAGGTACCTGATGAAAAAATCCTGGAGCGAATGTCAGGCAGAAGAATCTGTAAAAATTGTGGTGCAAGTTTCCATATAATTTACAGACCACCCAAGAAAGAAGGCATTTGTGATGTGTGTGGTGGAGAGTTATATCAGCGAGAGGATGACAGGGAAGAGACAGTAAAGAGACGTTTAGAGGTTTACCATGCACAGACTCAGCCTTTAATAGAATACTATAAAAATAAAGGTTTGCTTGTAACAGCTGTGGGTCAGGAAGAAATTGCTGATACCACAAAAGAGGTGCTAAAAGCGCTGGGGGTTGAGTAAGGAGCAAGGGAAGAAAAATGATTACTATTAAATCTGAAGCTGAACTTGACAGCATGAGATCTGCAGGTAGAATTGTTGCAAATGTTTTAAAGGAATTGGAGAAGATAATAAAACCTGGGATTACAACAAAAGAACTTGATGAATTTGCCGAAGAATATATAATTAAAAATGGCGGGATACCATCATTTAAAGGGTTGTACGGGTATCCTGCCTCAATATGTACTTCAATTAATGATGAGGTAGTTCATGGAATTCCAGGTTTGAGAAGGCTTGAAAATGGAGATATTATCAGTATAGATGTGGGAGTATGTGTTGATGGGCTTCATGCCGATGCAGCGAGGACGTTTGCTGTTGGGGAAATTTCCGAAACAGCAAAGTTGCTTATAAAAACTACTGAAGAAAGCTTTTTTGAAGGGATTAAAAACGCGGTTGCTGGCAGAAGAATAGGTGATATTTCAAATAGTATTCAGAAATATGTGGAAAGCCGTGGCTTCAGTGTAGTGAGGGATTTGGTGGGACATGGAATTGGAAGAAAGTTCCATGAATCACCTCAAGTCCCGAATTTTGGGAAAGCTGGAGTTGGGATAAGGCTTATCAAGAACATGACTTTGGCGATTGAACCCATGGTAAATGAAGGAACTTTCAGGGTTTACACAGCAGAGGATGGGTGGACAGTTAAAACACTTGATGGTAAGCTCTCTGCCCATTATGAAAACACTATTGTAATTACAGAGGGTTTACCGGAGATAATTACATTATGAGGTGTTTTTAAAATGGATCTTCAAATAGGGCAGATAGTTCTGTCCAAGATGGGTAGGGATAAAAACAGGTTCTTTATCATATTTGACATAACAGATGATGGTTATGTATACCTTGTAGATGGGAAACTGAGAAAGATCAAAAAACCCAAAAAGAAAAAGATTAAACACATTGCACCAACCAGATTTGTTTCTGAAGAGATAAAAGAGAAAATACTGAAGAAAAAGCTAACAGATGCGGAGGTTGCAAAGGTGATAGAGGAATTTGAGAATAGAAAAGAGTAGGGGGTTGATAAGCCTTGTCCAAGGAGGATGTTATTGAAGTAGAAGGGACTGTTATTGAGGCATTACCGAATGCTATGTTTCAGGTTCAGCTTGACAATGGGCATAAAGTTCTTGCACATGTGTCCGGTAAATTAAGAATGAATTTTATCAGAATACTACCAGGTGATAGAGTTGTGGTACAGCTCTCACCTTATGACCTTACACGCGGCAGAATTGTCTGGAGGTCTAAATAAACTCTTTTTAAAAAGGGAGGAACTGGAGAATGAAGGTACGACCATCTGTCAAACCTATCTGTGAAAAATGCAAGGTTATAAGAAGAAAAGGGAAGATTAGAATAATCTGTGAAAATCCAAAGCACAAACAAAGACAAGGTTAAATTTGTGGAGGTGAATTTTTAGAATGGCGAGAATTGCAGGTGTTGACTTACCAAGAGAGAAAAGAGTCGAGATTGCACTGACATATATTTTTGGTATAGGACTTTCAAGATCAAAACAGATTTTGAGAGATACTGGCGTTGACCCGAACAAGAGAGTAAAAGATTTGACTGATGATGAAATTGCAAAGATAAGAGACTATATAGATAAAAACTTCAAGGTTGAAGGTGAGCTCAGAGCAGAGATAGCAAGAAATATTAAAAGACTAATTGATATTAGATGTTACAGAGGTTTGAGACACTTAAGAGGTCTTCCTGTTCGTGGTCAGCGAACAAGAACAAATGCAAGGACAAGAAAAGGTCCAAGAAAAACTGTTGGTGTCATGAGAAAGAAATAATAAAAAGGAGGAGTAAATAAGAATGGCAAGACCAGCAAGAAGGACAGTAAGACGTTCTGAAAGAAAGAATGTAGAAAAAGGTATTGCTCATATACATTCAACATTTAATAATACTATTGTGACAATTACTGACCCATCTGGGAACGCAATAGCATGGGCAAGCGGAGGAACATGTGGATTTTCAGGGACAAAAAAAGGAACACCATTTGCTGCTCAACTTGCAGCAGAAAAGGCTGCAAAGATGGCAATGGACCATGGCATGAGAACAGTTGAGGTTTATGTAAAAGGACCTGGTGCTGGTAGAGAAGCGGCAATAAGAGCACTTCAGGCAGCAGGCCTTGAAGTAACCCTTATAAAAGACGTTACTCCAATTCCTCACAATGGCTGCAGGCCACCGAAAAGAAGAAGAGTGTAAAAATTTTTATTGGGAGGTGCTTTGACCTTGTCAAAATATATTGGACCTGATTGCAGATTGTGCAGAAGAGAAGGAATGAAATTATTTTTAAAAGGTGATAGATGTTATACCGAAAAGTGCGCTTTTGCAAAAAGACCATATCCACCCGGTCAGCATGGACAGGAAAGAAAGAAACTTTCCGAGTATGGTATGCAGCTTAGAGAGAAACAAAAGGTAAAGAGGATCTATGGTGTTTTAGAAACTCAATTCAGAAGATATTTTGAAATGGCTGAAAAGATGAAAGGTATTGCCGGTGAAAACCTTTTGTCATTGCTTGAAAGAAGACTTGATAATGTTGTATACAGGCTTGGTTTTGCTTCATCACGAGGAGAGGCAAGAGTACTTGTTTCACATGCTCACTTTTTGGTAAATGGTAAACCTGTTAATATTCCTTCTTATCTTGTTGAGGTTGGAGATGTGATTGAAGTTAGGGAAAAGAGCAAATCAAAGCAAAGATTTATTGAAATAAAGGAAAAGTACGCAAAAAAACCATCACCAAAATGGCTTGAAAAGGATGCTGAAAATCTTGTGGGTAGAGTAATAGCTCTGCCAACAAGAGAAGATATCGATATGCCAATAAGAGAGCACTTGATAGTAGAGCTTTATTCTAAGTAATAAATGCCCTCACGAAAATGGTGGTTGTGTATTACTTTTAAGGAGGGTATATTAAGTTGATTGAAATACAAAAACCAACAATTAGGTGTGAAGAACTGAGCCCTGACCAAAAATACGGGCGATATGTAATTGAACCCTTAGAAAGAGGGTATGGGATCACAATTGGGAATGCCCTGAGAAGAACTCTTTTATCATCAATACCAGGTGCTGCTGTGACAGCGGTTAAGATAGATGGGGTTTTGCATGAGTTTTCGACCATTCCGGGGGTATTGGAAGATGTTCCTGAGATTATTCTTAACCTGAAAGGTTTGGCAATCAAAATGTCATCCCCTGGACCAAAAATAATCTACATTGAAGCGCAGGGTGAGTGTGAGGTAAAAGCAAAGGATATAAAAGCAGATGCTGATATAGAGATTTGTAACCCTGATCATCATATTGCAACACTCAACTCAGATGCAAGACTTTTTATGGAGATAACAGTAAACCAGGGCAAAGGCTATGTACCTGCAGAAAGAAATAAACAATCAAACCAGCCAATAGGTGTGATTCCTGTTGATTCTATCTATACACCTGTTACCAAAGTGAATTACAGAGTTGAAAATACAAGAGTTGGTCAAGTGACAGATTATGACAAGCTCACAATGGAAATTTGGACCAATGGCACTATCAGACCTGATGAGGCTTTAACAGTTGCTGCAAAAATTTTAATTGAGCATTTTAACCTGTTTACTGATCTTTCTAATATTCCAACTAAAATTGAGACGGTTGTGAAGCAAGAACCGCCGAAGAGGAATAAACTTTTGGATATGACTATAGAGGAACTTGAGCTTTCTGTCAGGTCATACAACTGTCTAAAGAGGGCTGGTATAAACACTGTTGAAGATTTGGTCAACAAGACAGAAGAAGAAATGATGAAAGTAAGAAACCTTGGTAAAAAGTCCTTGGAAGAGGTCATCCAAAAGCTTCATAGCTTGGGGTTGAGTCTCAAAAAGAGCGATAGCACGCCGAAGGAGGAGGAAGAAGAGAAATGAACAAGCTGAGAAAACTTAAAAGAGACATTGACCACAGAAAAGCACTTATGAGAAACCTGGCAACATCCCTGTTCAAGCATGGAAGAATTATGACCACAGAAGCAAAAGCAAAAGACTTGAGAAGAGTGGCCGAAAAACTGATCACTATAGCTAAAAAAGGCGACCTTGCATCATACAGAAGAGTTTTAGCCTACCTGTATGAAGAAGATGTTGCTTATGACCTTTTTCAGAAAATAGCACCGAGATATCAGGGTCGAAATGGCGGTTATACAAGGATAATTAAAGTGGGTCCCAGAAAAGGTGACGGTGCAATGATGGTTTATATAGAGCTTGTGTAAGGTCAAAGAGGACTTTACCTCTTTGACCTTTTCTGGTTAATTTGTGTTTTAGAAAAGCTTAGTTTTAAAATATGTTTGCTAAAAACGAACATATTTTTGCTATTTACAAAATTCAAAGTATATGCTATTATAATTAATGCGTTTTGATTGTTGCGGGATGGTGTAATGGTAGCACAGGTGACTCTGGATCACCTTGTCTAGGTTCGAGTCCTAGTCCCGCAGCCAAAATGGCCCTATCGTCTAGAGGCCCAGGACACCGCCCTCTCACGGCGGAGACAGGGGTTCGAATCCCCTTAGGGCTACCAAATTTTATATTTACCTGTAAAAAACGAGCTTGAGATAAAACTCAAGCTCGTTTTTGTATTTTATTAACTTTTAAACGAATGGAATGTTGAAAGTTCACTTCGAGTTATAGAACTCTAATGTTAAATCTTCAATTTTGATAAAATCAAAAAAATTCCCCCATTTTACTTGTATTAAG
The Caldicellulosiruptor morganii DNA segment above includes these coding regions:
- the rpsK gene encoding 30S ribosomal protein S11, with product MARPARRTVRRSERKNVEKGIAHIHSTFNNTIVTITDPSGNAIAWASGGTCGFSGTKKGTPFAAQLAAEKAAKMAMDHGMRTVEVYVKGPGAGREAAIRALQAAGLEVTLIKDVTPIPHNGCRPPKRRRV
- the rpsD gene encoding 30S ribosomal protein S4, yielding MSKYIGPDCRLCRREGMKLFLKGDRCYTEKCAFAKRPYPPGQHGQERKKLSEYGMQLREKQKVKRIYGVLETQFRRYFEMAEKMKGIAGENLLSLLERRLDNVVYRLGFASSRGEARVLVSHAHFLVNGKPVNIPSYLVEVGDVIEVREKSKSKQRFIEIKEKYAKKPSPKWLEKDAENLVGRVIALPTREDIDMPIREHLIVELYSK
- a CDS encoding DNA-directed RNA polymerase subunit alpha translates to MIEIQKPTIRCEELSPDQKYGRYVIEPLERGYGITIGNALRRTLLSSIPGAAVTAVKIDGVLHEFSTIPGVLEDVPEIILNLKGLAIKMSSPGPKIIYIEAQGECEVKAKDIKADADIEICNPDHHIATLNSDARLFMEITVNQGKGYVPAERNKQSNQPIGVIPVDSIYTPVTKVNYRVENTRVGQVTDYDKLTMEIWTNGTIRPDEALTVAAKILIEHFNLFTDLSNIPTKIETVVKQEPPKRNKLLDMTIEELELSVRSYNCLKRAGINTVEDLVNKTEEEMMKVRNLGKKSLEEVIQKLHSLGLSLKKSDSTPKEEEEEK
- the rplQ gene encoding 50S ribosomal protein L17, coding for MNKLRKLKRDIDHRKALMRNLATSLFKHGRIMTTEAKAKDLRRVAEKLITIAKKGDLASYRRVLAYLYEEDVAYDLFQKIAPRYQGRNGGYTRIIKVGPRKGDGAMMVYIELV